The segment ACAGGTTACCAATGGTATTAGGGAGCTTATTTAATTTTGTACCCCCTAAATCTAAACATTGCAGCTTTGACAGCTTGCCAATGGTACAAGGGAGGTTATTTAATTTCTTAcagcaatttaaatttaaatactgcAGCTGTGACAGATTGCCAATGGTGTCAGGGAGGTTATTTAAACATTCACAGGCACTCAAGTCTAAATACTGCAGTTGTGATAGGTTGCCAATACTATGAGGGAGATCACTTAATTTTTGACACCAACTCAAGTCTAAATAATGCAACTGTGACAGTTTGCCAATAGTGTGAGGAAGCTTATTTAATTTAAGCCCTCCTAAATCTAAATGCTGCAGCTGTGACAGGTTGCCAATGGTATGAGGGAGCTTATTTAATTCTGTACACCATGATAAATCCAAACGCTGCAGCTGTGACAGGTTGCCGATGGTACAAGGGACCTTATTTAAATTTCTGCAGTTTCTCAACTCTAAATGCTGTAACTGTAACAAGTTGCCAAGAATATTAAAAAGTAAATATTGGAAACTGGGAATATCACCGTCTACTTGCATTATCCTCAGATCCCAAATGTTATCCACAAGACTGAAGTGAAATGCCCCCTGTATCGCAAAGAACCAAACGTTACGCACAAGACTGGACTGAAATGGCTTCTCACAATTTTGCAACCGTAACCATATCAAATTTGGAGGAAGTATGGCTGGCGTGATTCCGTCAAGGGTCAGATTCTTCAAGTGAAGAAATCGTAGACCAGGTCTGTACAATGTTTCAAGCCTTTGTGAATTACCTCCACTGAGTCGAAGGCGAGAGAAATTGTTGTTATTGGATTCTCCCCTGCTTAGATGAACTGCCTCCCATACTCGGGTACCCTCTCTTTCTTTTTCAGCAATGCTTCGCCCCATATCTCGCAAATGGTCATGCATATGAAACACACCTTTGTCGTCAATCCTTACAAGTAACTTCAGAGAAAGATTAGATATGGCTGTGTGTACCGACCTGTACATAGATTTCCAGAAAACAATAGGATACCTTTTGTGTTCTCCGATGAAGAAGCAAGCGATGTCTAgaaatatttctttttcttcttcactaaGACCACTGTAACTGATTTTGAGTATTTCATAAATCTTTGGGTGGAGTGCAATGTTGTGGAAGGCTTCTGTCCAGCAATCTGGATCATTCTTCTTATCATACAACAAGGATCCAATGACTTCCAGTGATAGAGGATGCCCTTTACAAGCCTCCACTATTCTTTTGGAGAAAGCTTCGTAAGTTGGACTTGGAGATGCTCGAAGAAAAGAGTGCCAACTAAATAGCTGAAGACCTTCATTTGTCTGCAAGCCACTCATTTCGTGAATGCATTCAGGTGAGACCCCCGCAACATGGAGAATGTGCTTGTCTCTAGAAGTAATAACAACTCTGCTACCAGGTGCCAACCAATCCCCAAGCAAAGCCTCTGATTGCTCCCTACCATCCATGTCATCTAAAATCAGAAGCACACGTTTTCCACCCAAACGATCTCTGAACAAAGATATGCCTTTCTCAACACTCTGCACTTTTCCATCATAGTTGGTTAAATCTTTAAGGATTTGTTTCTGCAACTTTGTCAGGCACACGGAGTCTGCAACAGTGGTGCGGACATTAAAGACAAAGGAAGTAGCATCAAAATGAGCGTAAACCTGGTTGAACATGGCCTTAGCAAGTGTGGTCTTACCAATACCACCAATACCCAATATTCCAGATTTAACCAAACCTCCTTCTAAATTGAGTTTAAATTTCTGGATGAGATCCTCAGCGATCCTTTCCATTCCCACAGGGTGCTTGGCAACTTCTAATGACACTCTGTCCAATGTCTTAATCACGTCATTCACCACCCTCTTTACTAGTTGTGCTTCAAAGCTCCACATGGCAGATTAAATTAATATTCCCAAATGACCAATGCAGGTCGACAGAAAATGCAAGAGAGAGACTGTTTTGGCACCACAGACAAAAGGTAGCAAAGATTGAAAACATATTGGAAGAGAAAAGTTggaaaaataacaaaatattctaTCTTATATGTTCCAGACGATTGTACATGTATTATTATATATACAAATTAATATTAAATACTAGCATATTTATTTTTAGAAGAATATAAAGAtatatatttgttcattatttcacttagaaaattattatatttttatattattattaatattaaattattattatattatgatagtGTAATTAGTATTAAgatattacaatattattatattttttatatttttatttttgatattataatattagattgagataacTATGAAGTTAACTGATTGCAAGATGGAGATAGACATAAGTGATTGATCGCTAAGTGAGtgagagaagaaaatattttttttgtattgtttttgcatttcatgcatttaagtgtcacaaacacatcaaattaaatatttcttgTCTTTATTGAGAGACATGtttgcatccattatgtgagtgtgaTGCCCCTCGGTGtaataattaacatttaataattatttaggtATTAGTCACaataaatttattaaaacatatattatCAAAGGTATAGAGTTGTAATAGTTTAAATAACATTTATATTTTTCatctttattttaaatatttttaatgtgaTAAAATGTTTCTAAATGATATATTCTTACATGAATTTGTTTCACAATATTATTATTCATTTTTAGATATTGGTTCTAGTTTGCAAATCTATCATTAATCATCTTGGTTTagatatattgaattgttgaaTTTGTGATATTTCCATGTGATGCGGTATAGGAGATCAACAAAACCACATTGATAAGATTTGATCTAGTAAACTTAGACCATAACTCTTTGATCTAGATCACCATTCATGTATATTAGATGTTGAGCATGGGTTCAATTTCGGTCATGATGGAATGCCATGATTCAAAGATATGGGCACTAAATAAATCTATTGGGTGCTAAGGTGGTTGCCATTTTTATTTGGATTAGTTGTTCATGAGAATTCATTGTTAATGTTGATATCACATGGTGAAGACTACATCAATTAGTGGTTTGTGGATCGAAGATTTGATATTGGTATAAGACACATGTAGGGCGAAAGGAAAATGAGAGGCCTAATTCTAAAAGGTAAGATAATGTGAGTTTATTTCATTTTGAATAGCATTAAGAGTCATTGGAGATTTATATGGGTTGTTCATAAGAAGATGATTTTTTATTTAGAGTGATAATGGAAAACAAGACATTATTGAGATTTTTGTATATTTATCACATTGTATAAATGTGCAATTTTGTTTAAGTCTCAAAAATAAAAATGACTATGCTTCTTTTTTAATTCATGCTTGAATATGTGGAATGAGAATAGGAGGAAAAATGTAGCGATATGTCTTTAAAATTGGCCCCAATCAAACAaagaacttataataagttggaCCACAACCTATGATGATTTATTTGCAGCCAACCGACATTTTTCACAACCCATTCTATTGCTAGATATGTTTCACCCCATAGATGTTTGGCAAGAAGAAGGGAAAAAGAAGAAGACTAAGGAGCAATTATTTAAGGGTGAGAAAAATCCAACAAAGTATGTAGCTCAGCATATAAAAGAGAGTTAAAAGGTACTTGATGAACAAGTACTGAAGATGGAAGATTTTGTTGTTGATTTGAATAACTATCTATTTTCTATATTTTATCCAAGATCAAGAATGAATCTTCTCGAGTTCATACTTTAAGCTTTTAAATTTGGAGCCTAGCGACATCAAAGGATGATGAAATTTCTACCATCCCAAGTTAGAATCTCACTTTGAGATGGTGTCTTTTTTGAGAAGCATTTGTGGTGTTTTGGTCTTGTTTTCCTTTTTTAGTTATCTTTGTTTGTGCTAACAAAGTTGAAGAATACATGTATTGTGAAGATTGATTTTGGAGACAAGTTTAGGATTTGGTGTTGagctcaatatggattgttgtTTAGTGAGCTTCTAATTTTATGATAAAGAATTATACCTTTTGTGGTCATTAGACAATGATGGATCTCTATTGTACCTGAAAGGAAGATAGGTAGTAGCAACTTCTAGGCACAGGTCTAAGAAGGAGAGGGttgcaatttttttttgcaaatatttAAACTATTATAGTTCAAATGCACATGCATAAaatgaatttcatatttaaaccATAAACCACAACACATAGATTATCATGGGAAAACCCTTTCCATGGGAAAATTCCCATACACCAAGGAGCATATCAATTATATTACCAGTAATAAAGAAAATACAATACAATATTAGAGACCATGATCTTGCAATTATCTTCACAGTGTAATACAAATTTGGCATAATTTTGGTAGCGTAACAACATCTTGAAAATCTCATCACAAAATACATAAATATTGCTCATATTTATAAACCTCTAAGATGGgtgcccaagaatgccatgtgtcatcTCCAAAATTTATGCATACATGCAAacaaaaattgacaacatgcaTAGGTCCAAACTAACCCATAAGGCAACCTATCAATTATGTAGCAACATGCAACCACATGTAAGACATGTCCAACTccatatttataaaaataataaattttccaCACATGCATGGCATCCCACTAGAGAAAATATAGTTGTCTACCAATTTTGAACTCCCTTTAACTCCAAGCCACTCTGAGTGTTGACATAGTCCTCGATTCTAACAACCTTTCTAAATACCACCAAAATATTAACTCAAAATAAATGCCACATGTCACTATGACACCCATTTGACAGGTTTTCATAAATTCCTCTCTTCAAATCAGTTCCTAAGTGACAAGTGCCACACTCTTATACTCCACACTTCTCATCTAAGAAGCCTACTTGCAATCAGATCCCACAAAGTGTTATAGTAACTTAGAAACATATTACTtaggatttaattaataaatatgcaaCAAAGgcactaataaattaattaaataatcaagggactctctaaggttgagacaccttattcccaACATTCTCACACTTGTCGAAGACCTTTAAGAGTCAATGTATTATTGTATCACTACTTAGGCCCCAAGGCCCATAAAATGGCACACCATCTGAACTTATTTGTGCTCACTGGTTTTGTTAATGCATCAACAATATTCAAAAAACTATCAACCTTTTCTAGCactacctttccatcttccaccatatcatgAACAAAGTGAAACTAcacatcaatgtgctttgttctcacatggaaagtaggattcttttccaagcaaatggcactctagctattacAATAGATTGTAATCAATCCCGCATTAAAAATAACATCAAAAGATGacctcttaagccaaatggcttctttgcaaGCATGAGTCGCTGCCATGTACTATGcttcttgtagtcacataaatctgtccacttaattaaatgaatacttagtatttatttgattatttaaccatcaattaataattaattaaattaatatttaattaattcatcttaaccctattctcctattaattaaataaattattcaatttatttgatttaattcacttaaccaaattcagaccattaattaaataaataaatcatatttatttaattaaatcttctctcacatttaaataaattaatatttatttaaaacccccaaaatcccacctctcacatttaaataaattaacatttattcaaatcacctttatcctccacccacttgcattttcctacaaatgcaagttgcacaattattttaaataaataatttatttaaaatcacctttatcctccacccacttgtattttcctacaaatgcaagttgcacaattattttaaataaataatttatttaaaatcacctttatcctccacccacttgtattttcctacaaaagcaagttgcacaactattttaaataaattatttatttaaaatcctatttatcctcacccacttgaaacctttaatggtttcccttaaagtattcaaacttgatggctttaaagtcttcaaacttgatggcttccttctataatcttcttaagactttaatggttttccttaaagtcttcaagcctttaatggtttccctcaaagtcttcaagcattttaatgctttatcttcatttttctcatttaaataaattaatatttatttgaatatttatccaaatgcaaattacaccatttaattgaaataaatgattttattttaattgaaaataccaaaatttctcccacttgcattttcctacaaaatccacttgtatgcctaaaccccttctagattcttctaaacccttcctaattagcctaatccatcccctaaatattgtcacattcctaagcaaattggagtcacttctcaaagactccaaagtctttgaaaagcaattaatgctttgtgtgttcaacaaattaaccctcaaagtctttgataaccattgaaggctttcaaccttcaaccacttaatccccaaagtctccaataaccattaatggttaattcaaccttcccacatggttaaaacatttgttttgactcaacctctacccaacccaaaggtctcatcaggccattaatgctttgaccatgattatctcttaaacatttgcacaaaggtttatccttggattaactcttaatccagtgggtaatcttaatttggacttgacccttaccctctagataaccatgaggtcttctcaggcctttaatgcctccaacctcttctctcaacccaatcctatgttgacacttgtcaccattttattggtgccaattgtgcacatggatccccaactttcaatcctaacccttgttaagattgctcaatcttaacccttcatttctccatttcttctataaatagaacccttctcctcaagcaaaaggaaaaagcatttagagtattgttgttatactggcattagcatagagctttttcatagcatcactatctactcttgcatagtatttgcttatcatattcaaccatcttgaatctccatatggcatccatggctagtgctaaaagctgagagctacactcatttgggacttggagaggagaggaacaagggaggagcaactatgagcatcttgattagctatttcattctatgtttatatgctttctatttcatgcttaatatctctcttgatatgcctgtttaggataatcttttgttgctaacactaacgtttgtttcttgtgctcttgtgtgtgttgccatcaaacagattttctaatcctttttgcagagcatcacttctATAATGGGAAAAGTAACTATAGCCTGTCACATACTCATCCAACTTATAACACCACCAAACATCATGAACACATATCCATTGGTGGATATTTTGGTGTCAATGTCActtgcccaatttgaatccacatatccaCAAATACTCATATAATGCCAAGACCGAGTAGGATTATCATGAAAACATAAGGAATACTTAGAAGTATCTTACAAATAACTTAACACTCTCTTCACTACATCCCAATGCATGCATCTAGGATTAGCCATAATCTGGCTAAGAACTTCCATTGCTTGGGAAAAATATTGCCTAGTACAGACGATGTTGCATAGATTAATCTACCAAAAATAGTCATATAAGGAACTCTAGTCATGTTCTCTATCTCAATAGGAGATGTTGGACAATCCTCCATAGAAAGTTGTGTTCCTCTCATAATAGGAACAACCAACTACCTATTAGTTCTCATGTTGAATCAAGGCAACACAGAGTTCACATACTTGTTTTAGTTGATCCAAAGCTTTATGTTAGCTCTATCTCTTTAgatatccatcccaagaatatACCTCACTGAACCTAGATATTTCATGTCTCAAAGTGTACTAGCAACTAAGacttcaaatttgaaatcattctTCTACCATTCccaataaacaacatatcatccacatacaggACTATGATGAGAATGTgaccattttcaaaattttaatagaCACAGTGGTCAGATTTAGATCTCATAAATATCAAAGATAACACATAGATAATGAACTTTAGGTACCACATTTTAGGAAATTGCTTCAAATCATACAAATATTTTTCAACTTAAAAATGATATTGTCTTTACCTTTCTCAATTAAATAGATTTGGCCGCGACATatagatttcctcctccaaatcacaatgAATGACTATTGTCTTCACATCAATATACTCAACTTACAATTAATAAGCTAATACAAGTGATAACAGGAATAAAATGGATGTCATCTGAGCAACAGGAGAGAATATGTCCCTATAATTGATTTCCTCTACCTAAGAATACCCCTTAGCAACCAACAATGCTTTGTACATACTTCTCAACACTATCATCTAGAGGCAATTtattttgaacacccatttacaaccaatgggtTTGTATCCTTTAGGAAAAGGTACTAGATCCCATGTAACATTCTTCTTCAATGGACCATCTCTTCATTCATGACTTCCAGCCAAGAATTTGAATCATGCATTCCCATAGCCTCTCTAATTGTCCTAATCTCATTAGTGTTTGTAATCAAAGAAAATATGCAACTGCAATCAAACTAGGAATAGTTAACCAAAACTTTTTAATTGTTTTCTAACATGCATAGACCTCCTCAAAGATTAGGACTAAGAATCTTGTTCCTCTTCAGAAGTCTCAAAGATGttagagctctcctcatcattaggttgaacaagattaaattaattcatatTTCTCTGGTATGGGTGGAACTTGAACTACCTCCTTGGGTGGGtccaagaagttgagtccactgttcggccaaaaagtggaagtgttttctctgattTTTAGATTTTACcacatttgacctaaaaatttgaagcacttagagattgaatcttgaaaaaaattaGTAATATGAAATGTAGTACTCAGAGTCTAGtttcaaaatttataatttattttaatacataGATAATAGAATTGAATTTCAAAAGGGATTTCTAAAAACCACaatttaaaaatgcatgtttcgggaccataccatgcatgcATACAGAAACCACTTTTTGACATAAATAAAAGATTTTTTTAACCTTTTTGGGAAAAGATGTATAAGACACTGAAGATTGATAaggatttttttttgtaatttttaaattaattttttattagccTTAATCGTTGTTTTAAAAACAACTTGTGTATTGCCaccataatttgacctaaaattATCATTTTCTGTTTTTTTTTCATTTAGAAAATAATTctgtgtagattgatgtcatataatttatttttcaaaaaaactaaaaagaataaaactttattaaataaatcagaaaAAACTAGATCCAATATAaattaattcaaaaattgaaaaactatCAAATCCTAAAACagattatatatttggaatctacacAACATAATCTCTAATGGGTTTAATTTTGTATGATAATTGTGTAAAAAAGGGCATTAAAGATATGCTAGAAGTTAGTGTTTTGTTACTCACATTTTCCAACCTTGTACTTGCAAGTCTAAGGCTCAAGTTTGGGCATTCTAGTCCTTACCCAACCTAAATCCCAAGGCACATGGCGGGgttggatttttttaattttaaataacaagagtatgtgcaagatcatgggaggccaaaaagtggcaatggagaaaaatatgtgttttcaacctttccaaacatgccaaaatctgctttgactttttgtttgggtcgggcaaaatttgaatttggtttggtaataccaaaccaaatcggatatctgattttatcaacataaaaaatatagtttagtaaaatgggcataacttttgcgtttcttatcgaaattttgattttttacaggtgttggaaaggtaattcatagacctatcaaatggatgaagTATTTTAATGacattatagaccaaaaattaattataataatttgaagttagtccttcaattttaaaactttaaatactcacaaattttgcatacaaagtctcattttttttttttcctatcacctcctttatctatcacttgtctatctatacttatataatatattctatatatctctttcttctctacttatgtcacttattttctcattccatgtagataaataaattcccaagttacatgcatctctgcatatatctccatctttctattcatgtctctccctctccctctccatcattgtcactccttatttctatatttctctctaataatctcttttctctctatttatctccctcctttaccttatcctacctatacttatatattacatgtctctatcacctcctttctctccctatcttgtcccctctctctctatatccctatagatctatcttcatgtatatttatatctcattatctctaaatctcacttatccactccatctctccctccatttttcttactctctctatcacgttctatccatatctatctctatctccatcttcacatctccatctctttccctatcaatctctctttttatatgttcctctatctttatatatattcctctgtACATGATTAttctacttctctgtctcttcctctatcgcccacttgaagtatctttccctttctctacttttatctctttatttattctatctttatatatatttttctctctccccacatccttctctatactgcctttatatctctatatcttcctctttttctctctccctctctatctatccctatctataatctctatctctctttctcactctcttgcactatctatatatctccaTCTATCGATATTTCTtatcctttatatctctctatctcttcctttttcatctctctctttacccctctctatccatttttcttcatctcttcatatatttatctttgtctttacctctctctttctctatatctattcacctccctctccctttatcttcattttttatctctatcttcctctctacttttcaatatctagatatgtctacctctttctatccatccttgtcctttagtttttctccctctcacttcatactccttaatatctatatctctatttatgtccttgttatttagttcttttccctctctttagttcttcatctctcttcacccttatatctctccttatttgaaaattagtatatatggtctcctaaggggttatatcatgtcctaaggggtcatagaacatcatatgaccccttaggacacaatatgacccctaacgacaccatatggtctcctaaggggtcatatggtgtcataaggggtcataaaacaccatatgagcccttaagacacaataagacccctaatgacaccatatggtgtcctaagggctcataagacaccaaatgaccccttaggataccatacaacccctaattacacaatgtggcatcctaaagggtcatatggtgtcctaaggggtcataggacaccatatgacccatagcaccatatagtgtcccaggggtcatatggtgtcttaaggggtcaaagaatgtcatatgaccaattaggacacaatacgacccatgacgacacctaaggggtcatttagtgtcataaggggtcataggacaccatatgacccttataacaccatatgatcccttacgacaccatatggtgtcctaaggggtcatataacaccatatgaccccttataacacaagaagacccataacgacatgatatggtgtccttaggggtcatatagtgtcaagagacaccatatgaccccttaggacacaatatgacccctaacgatacctaaggggtcatatggtgtcctgaggggttatatgatgttctaggaacctttaggatataatatgaccccttagcacaccatacaacccctaatgacaccatatccagtgtcctaaggggtcgtaggacaccatgtgacccgttaggacacaatatgacccctaacaacacctaaggggtcatagtgtgtcctaaggggtcataggacaccatatgatccctaacgacactatggtgtctaaaggggtcatattgtgtcctaagggttcataggagacaatatgacctgtaacgacacaaaatgacacctaatgatacctgagggatcatatggtgttctaaggggtcataggacaccatatgaccccttaacacaccatacaacccctaatgacaccatatggtgtcctaaggggtcatagaacaccatgtgaccccttaggacaccatacgatgcatattgatactatatggtgtcctaaggggtcataggacaccatacgaccccttaggagaccatatgacccataaaaaaaaaaatggtatcctagagggtcatagaacaccatatgacccataacgataccatctagtgtcttaacaggtcataagacacaatattaccccataggacataatatgacccctaacgatgtcatatagtgtcccaataggtcataggacaccatatgaccccttaggacaccatacgacatcataccaccctttacgacaccatatggtgtcctaaggggtcatatggtatcgtaaggggtcatataacaccatatgaccccttagaacacaagaagacccataacaacatgatatggtatcctaaggggtcatatggtgtcatgagacaccatatgacccctcaggaaacaatatgacccctaacgatacctaaggggtcatatggtgtcctaaggggttatatgatgtcctaggaacctttaggacacaatatgaccccttagcacaccatagaacccctaatgacaccatatggtgtcttaaggggtcaccaggcaccatataacccgttaggacacaatatgacccctaacaacacctaaggggtcatataacaccatatgaccccttataacacaagaagacccataacaacatgatatggtgtcctaaggggtcatatggtgtcaagaaacaccatatgaccccttaggacacaatatgacccctcacgataccgaaggggtcatatggtgtcctaaggggttatatgatatcctaggaacctttaggacacaatatgaccccttagcacaccatacaacctctaacaacaccatatggtgtcctaaggggttgtaggacaccatatgacccgttaggacataatatgacccctaacaacacctaaggggtcataggacaccatatgacccctaacgaccctagatggtgtcttaaggggtcatattgtatcctaaggggtcataggacaccatatgactcctaatgacactatgtggtgtcttaaggggtcatattgtgtcctaaggggtcataggacaccatatgacccctaacaacacaaaatgacacctaacgatacctaaggggtcatatggtgttctaaggggtcataggacaccatttgaccccttagcacaccatatgacccctaatgacaccatatggtatccttagaagtcatatcgtgtcctaaggggtcataaaacaccatatgaccccttaggacaccatacgatgcataatgacactatatggtgtcc is part of the Cryptomeria japonica chromosome 10, Sugi_1.0, whole genome shotgun sequence genome and harbors:
- the LOC131045541 gene encoding disease resistance protein RUN1-like, with product MWSFEAQLVKRVVNDVIKTLDRVSLEVAKHPVGMERIAEDLIQKFKLNLEGGLVKSGILGIGGIGKTTLAKAMFNQVYAHFDATSFVFNVRTTVADSVCLTKLQKQILKDLTNYDGKVQSVEKGISLFRDRLGGKRVLLILDDMDGREQSEALLGDWLAPGSRVVITSRDKHILHVAGVSPECIHEMSGLQTNEGLQLFSWHSFLRASPSPTYEAFSKRIVEACKGHPLSLEVIGSLLYDKKNDPDCWTEAFHNIALHPKIYEILKISYSGLSEEEKEIFLDIACFFIGEHKRYPIVFWKSMYRSVHTAISNLSLKLLVRIDDKGVFHMHDHLRDMGRSIAEKEREGTRVWEAVHLSRGESNNNNFSRLRLSGGNSQRLETLYRPGLRFLHLKNLTLDGITPAILPPNLIWLRLQNCEKPFQSSLVRNVWFFAIQGAFHFSLVDNIWDLRIMQVDGDIPSFQYLLFNILGNLLQLQHLELRNCRNLNKVPCTIGNLSQLQRLDLSWCTELNKLPHTIGNLSQLQHLDLGGLKLNKLPHTIGKLSQLHYLDLSWCQKLSDLPHSIGNLSQLQYLDLSACECLNNLPDTIGNLSQLQYLNLNCCKKLNNLPCTIGKLSKLQCLDLGGTKLNKLPNTIGNLSHLQHLYLRWCTKLNKLPCTIDKLSQLQCLELKGCQNLNDLPYTIGNLPQLQHLDLSNCQYLYFLPKSIGKLSQLQYLDLNWCTNLSDLPETIDNLSQLRHLYLCHTKLNILHDTIDNLPHLQIFQEGIEAKEAA